CGATGTCGGCACCTTCAGCCTTGAGCTTGTCGGCAATCTCCGGGCCGGTGACGTTCCTGAACTTGTCTACGTTGCCGCCGCCTCCCATGAATCCATAGAATGTGCCGACCAAGGAGCCGATGAAACCCTGATCACGCAGTTCGCGCAGACGATCTATGGGCAGCATGGCGTTCACATCCTTGTTGATGTCGGAATTGTCGAAACCGCCGTGCGTCACCATCAGTTCATCAGATGGCGTGTCACTGGGAATCTCCCGATAGGTGTAGTCGCCAGCCGTATTGAAGGGCGTTTGCTTCTTGTTGTGGATGCCTCCTGAAGTGATAAACGCAACCGAGCATTGTGACAAGGGTTTCTGCAACGGTGTCCAGACGGGTTTTGGAGTGTTGGGAACATATATTTCAGACCGTAACCCCGGCGAGGTGGTGAGTTTCATCATTGTATGCTGAACCATTATCTGATCCTGACTTTCTTGAGTTGAGATATTTT
This Bifidobacterium sp. WK041_4_12 DNA region includes the following protein-coding sequences:
- the prdB gene encoding D-proline reductase (dithiol) protein PrdB, producing MRVLSQLCERTVIIAHVFPRISTQNISTQESQDQIMVQHTMMKLTTSPGLRSEIYVPNTPKPVWTPLQKPLSQCSVAFITSGGIHNKKQTPFNTAGDYTYREIPSDTPSDELMVTHGGFDNSDINKDVNAMLPIDRLRELRDQGFIGSLVGTFYGFMGGGGNVDKFRNVTGPEIADKLKAEGADIVLATGGCGTCHRSATIVLRACEAAGMSTCLIAALPPIARQQGAPRITAPHVPIGSNAGEPNNKDMQTGILKDTLEAVEEFDHYGQLKMLPYEYRHNV